The Akkermansia muciniphila genome contains a region encoding:
- a CDS encoding glycoside hydrolase family 2 TIM barrel-domain containing protein yields the protein MFKIVACMLGAAVLSLSAAGAEKGVSTAGEASPPCKRMVWNRGWEFRLEDEPGKSGWQTAHLPHTFSLPYFMSDSFYTGRGAYRKKLVMPEEWKGQKVFLDCGAAFQVAEVVVNGKAAGGHEGGYTAFRTDLTPFLKPGENWVEVRVDNRWNPRIAPRAGEHTFSGGLYRNVHLHVCSPVHIPACGVWVQTPEVTPSRGKVRILTEVKNDSAEMKKFSVRHTVREEKGGRVVLRGEKPVKLAAGGADRIQTDLPPLAAPKLWSPAAPNMYRVTTELVDEKGKTLDRTESPLGFRSLELTADKGMLINGKPVYLQGANVHQDHAGWGDAVTDAGARRDVLLMKNAGFNFIRGSHYPHSQAFLDACDREGMCMLNEGIFWGMGGFKKDNRYWNCDAYPSDEKDRAAFEESCMRQVREMVLQFRNHPSIVIWSISNEPFFTQHAQESRELCARLIALVKELDPTRPVCAGGGQRGNFDKLGDLAAFNGDGSRVKTPGRPSMVTEYGSVSCKRPGAYAPGWGDMKKDKDAGVRYPWRIGEAVWCGFDHGSIWPSGGRMGIVDYFRIPKRAWYWYRNEFKRIPPPEWPVKGTPAQVKLSADKKVISPADGTDDVHVTVKVADASGRQIANAVPVTLTVESGPGEFPTGKSITFTPGTDIDLIDGCAAIEFRSYYAGKTVIKASSPGLKGDSLQIVSRKAPAYAAGRSAETADRPYKRFTAQERDAQLARYGQSGTGEKANLAALRPCSASSNVQDAMKASDGDGASAWKPSADDKAPWWQLDMEFEFRLDRVEAKAAGNWKGQPPVVQVSRDGNTWKDVKTVLNKDGTGLTAACPEDAGARYVRIRLSPGQGIAEVAVWPADAS from the coding sequence ATGTTCAAGATTGTTGCCTGCATGCTGGGCGCCGCCGTTCTGAGCCTCTCCGCGGCTGGTGCGGAAAAAGGCGTTTCTACCGCTGGGGAAGCTTCCCCCCCCTGCAAGAGAATGGTCTGGAACCGCGGCTGGGAGTTCCGGCTGGAAGACGAACCCGGAAAGAGCGGCTGGCAGACGGCGCATCTGCCCCATACGTTCAGCCTGCCCTATTTCATGTCCGACTCCTTTTACACGGGCCGGGGAGCCTACCGCAAGAAGCTGGTGATGCCGGAGGAATGGAAGGGGCAAAAGGTTTTTCTGGATTGCGGGGCTGCCTTCCAGGTAGCGGAGGTGGTGGTGAACGGGAAGGCCGCGGGCGGCCATGAGGGGGGGTATACGGCATTCCGTACGGATTTGACGCCTTTCCTGAAGCCCGGAGAGAATTGGGTGGAGGTGCGCGTGGACAACCGCTGGAATCCCCGCATCGCCCCGCGGGCCGGGGAGCATACTTTTTCCGGCGGCCTGTACCGGAACGTGCATCTGCACGTGTGTTCCCCCGTGCATATTCCGGCCTGCGGCGTCTGGGTGCAGACGCCGGAAGTGACTCCCTCCCGCGGGAAGGTGCGCATCCTGACGGAGGTGAAGAATGATTCCGCGGAAATGAAGAAGTTTTCCGTGCGCCACACCGTGCGCGAGGAGAAGGGCGGCCGTGTGGTTTTGCGCGGGGAGAAGCCCGTGAAACTGGCCGCGGGAGGGGCGGACCGCATTCAGACGGACCTGCCTCCGCTGGCCGCACCCAAATTGTGGAGTCCGGCAGCGCCCAACATGTACCGCGTGACGACGGAGCTGGTGGACGAGAAGGGGAAGACGCTGGACCGGACTGAAAGTCCCCTGGGTTTCCGCTCTCTGGAGCTGACGGCGGACAAGGGGATGCTGATTAACGGGAAGCCCGTTTATCTGCAAGGGGCCAATGTGCACCAGGACCATGCCGGGTGGGGGGATGCCGTGACGGATGCCGGGGCGCGCCGTGACGTGCTGCTGATGAAGAACGCCGGGTTTAATTTCATCCGCGGCTCCCATTATCCCCATTCCCAGGCTTTTCTGGACGCCTGCGACCGGGAGGGCATGTGCATGCTGAATGAAGGCATTTTCTGGGGCATGGGCGGGTTTAAGAAGGACAACCGCTACTGGAATTGCGACGCCTATCCCTCCGATGAAAAGGACCGGGCCGCTTTTGAGGAAAGCTGCATGCGCCAGGTGAGGGAAATGGTGCTGCAATTCCGGAACCATCCTTCCATCGTCATCTGGAGCATCAGCAACGAGCCGTTTTTCACCCAGCATGCGCAGGAGTCCAGGGAATTGTGCGCCAGGCTCATTGCGCTGGTGAAGGAGCTGGACCCGACGCGCCCCGTGTGCGCGGGGGGAGGCCAGCGCGGGAATTTTGACAAACTGGGGGACCTGGCCGCTTTCAACGGGGACGGCTCACGCGTGAAGACGCCCGGAAGGCCCAGCATGGTGACGGAATACGGTTCCGTGAGCTGCAAGAGGCCGGGAGCGTACGCGCCGGGCTGGGGGGACATGAAGAAGGACAAGGACGCCGGCGTCCGCTATCCCTGGCGCATCGGCGAGGCGGTCTGGTGCGGGTTTGACCACGGCAGCATCTGGCCCTCCGGCGGCCGCATGGGCATTGTGGATTATTTCCGCATCCCCAAGCGCGCCTGGTACTGGTACAGAAATGAGTTCAAACGCATTCCCCCGCCGGAATGGCCCGTGAAGGGAACTCCGGCGCAGGTGAAGCTGTCCGCGGACAAGAAGGTGATCAGCCCGGCGGACGGCACGGACGACGTGCACGTGACCGTGAAGGTAGCGGACGCCTCCGGCAGGCAGATAGCCAATGCCGTTCCGGTGACGCTCACGGTGGAGTCCGGCCCCGGGGAGTTCCCCACCGGCAAGAGCATCACGTTCACGCCCGGAACGGACATTGACCTCATTGACGGCTGCGCGGCTATTGAGTTCCGGTCCTATTATGCCGGGAAAACGGTCATTAAGGCCTCTTCCCCCGGATTGAAGGGGGACAGCCTCCAAATCGTTTCCCGGAAGGCTCCGGCGTACGCGGCGGGCAGGAGCGCGGAAACGGCGGACAGGCCCTACAAGCGTTTTACCGCACAGGAAAGGGATGCCCAGCTGGCGCGGTACGGCCAGTCCGGAACCGGGGAAAAAGCCAATCTGGCGGCATTGAGGCCCTGTTCCGCTTCATCCAATGTCCAGGACGCGATGAAGGCGTCCGACGGGGACGGCGCTTCCGCATGGAAGCCGTCCGCGGATGACAAGGCGCCGTGGTGGCAGCTGGACATGGAGTTTGAATTCCGCCTGGACCGGGTGGAGGCGAAGGCCGCCGGAAACTGGAAGGGGCAGCCCCCCGTGGTGCAGGTCAGCAGGGACGGCAACACCTGGAAGGACGTCAAAACCGTTCTGAACAAGGATGGGACGGGGCTGACCGCAGCGTGCCCGGAGGACGCCGGAGCCAGGTATGTCCGCATCCGGCTGTCGCCGGGGCAGGGGATTGCGGAAGTGGCCGTATGGCCGGCGGATGCCTCATGA
- a CDS encoding replication-associated recombination protein A, producing MKKDDTPGLFAAFADRPLADRLRPIALEEIVGQDHLLGEGGPIRLMADSGKLTSFVLWGPPGCGKTTLARILATRTSMHFVALSAVFSGMADLRKAFDEAAKRREYGQGTLLFVDEIHRFNRAQQDGFLPYVENGTVTLVGATTENPSFELNSALLSRCKVFVMHSLDAPALESIIERAESLLQRKLPLAPEARATLIELADGDGRYLINLMESVFDLCKPDETLDTAALLKIVQQRAPVYDKDREGHYNLISALHKSLRGSDTDAALYWAARMLQGGEDPLYLLRRLTRFAMEDISLADPAALQMAIAAWDTYERLGSPEGELAIAELVIYLGCAPKSNSAYTAWGAARKAAREHGSLMPPAHILNAPTKLMKELGYGKNYAYDHDAPDAFSGQNYFPDKMPRRQFYKPPERGFEREINKRLAYWDKLRRQRAEEDSGGSGTRRGRKKPPAPEEREPS from the coding sequence ATGAAAAAAGACGATACGCCGGGCCTCTTTGCCGCCTTCGCGGACCGGCCGCTGGCGGACCGCCTGAGACCGATCGCCCTGGAGGAAATCGTGGGCCAGGACCACTTGCTGGGGGAAGGCGGCCCCATCCGGCTCATGGCGGACTCCGGCAAGCTGACCAGCTTTGTCCTGTGGGGACCGCCCGGCTGCGGAAAAACCACGCTGGCGCGCATCCTGGCCACGCGCACGTCCATGCACTTCGTCGCGCTCTCCGCCGTCTTCTCCGGCATGGCGGATTTGAGAAAAGCCTTTGACGAAGCCGCCAAACGGCGGGAATACGGTCAGGGAACCCTCCTGTTCGTGGATGAAATCCACCGGTTCAACCGCGCGCAGCAGGATGGCTTTCTGCCCTACGTGGAAAACGGAACCGTCACGCTGGTGGGGGCCACCACGGAAAACCCCTCTTTTGAACTGAACAGCGCCCTGCTGTCCCGCTGCAAGGTCTTCGTCATGCATTCCCTGGACGCTCCGGCGCTGGAAAGCATCATTGAGCGGGCGGAATCACTTCTCCAGCGCAAGCTGCCGCTCGCTCCGGAGGCGCGCGCCACCCTCATTGAACTGGCGGACGGGGACGGCCGCTACCTCATCAACCTGATGGAAAGCGTCTTTGACCTCTGCAAGCCTGATGAAACGCTGGACACGGCAGCCCTGCTGAAAATCGTCCAGCAGCGCGCCCCGGTTTACGACAAGGACCGGGAAGGCCATTACAACCTCATCAGCGCCCTGCACAAATCCCTGCGCGGCTCTGATACGGACGCGGCCCTGTACTGGGCCGCACGCATGCTCCAGGGCGGAGAAGACCCGCTCTACCTGCTGCGCCGCCTGACCCGCTTCGCCATGGAGGACATCAGCCTGGCGGACCCCGCCGCGCTGCAAATGGCCATTGCCGCGTGGGACACCTATGAACGCCTGGGCTCCCCGGAGGGAGAACTGGCGATCGCGGAACTGGTCATCTACCTGGGCTGCGCCCCCAAATCCAACAGTGCCTACACCGCCTGGGGCGCGGCGCGGAAGGCGGCTAGGGAACACGGCTCCCTGATGCCTCCGGCGCACATCCTGAACGCGCCCACCAAACTGATGAAGGAGCTGGGCTACGGGAAAAATTACGCGTACGACCACGACGCGCCGGACGCCTTCTCCGGCCAGAATTACTTTCCGGACAAGATGCCCCGCCGCCAGTTCTACAAGCCGCCGGAACGGGGCTTTGAGCGGGAAATCAACAAGCGGCTGGCGTACTGGGACAAGCTGCGCCGCCAGCGGGCGGAAGAGGATTCCGGCGGCTCCGGCACGCGGAGAGGCCGGAAAAAGCCCCCCGCTCCGGAGGAACGGGAGCCCTCATGA
- a CDS encoding beta-N-acetylhexosaminidase: protein MCCLSANAQDRIIPRPVSVKVADGNAAKPVRLDGGTRIVCREKDAGFLRQARLLQQFLSRGTGLSLAGEGGAGIIRIEKDASLKQYGPEAYRLEAAPGSIVIKAAAPRGVYYAGQSLAQMLPAAFFDDGADKGAVSWTVAEKPFSMLDYPRFAWRAFMLDEARHFFGEEEVKRLIDQMGLLKMNILHWHLSDDAGWRIQIKKYPRLTSIGGKRRDTEIETWGSGKYEGKPHEGFYTQEQIRRIVRYAADRNITIVPEIDIPGHSAAATFSYPELKLSAKPVTEVPVSFNDGTAFDPTNERTYQFLGDIMTELAALFPGGIIHIGGDEVRYKKYWAGVPHIEEFMKKKGIRNFPDLQIMFTNRISGMLAKKGIRMIGWNEILGSDVHNDGGQGAALGKLDGKAIIHFWYGSDKIAAKAVEDGHQVVNSTSHMTYMNKGYDKLPLSKSYSFEPVFAGLKPEHQKNVIGLGCQVWTEWIADAEKLHRHVFPRIAAYAETGWSRKEDKDFQDFQRRLPGYEKILDAVGIKHGEGK, encoded by the coding sequence ATGTGCTGCCTGTCCGCGAATGCGCAGGACCGGATTATTCCCCGTCCCGTATCCGTCAAGGTTGCGGACGGGAACGCGGCAAAGCCCGTGAGGCTGGATGGAGGCACGCGCATCGTGTGCCGGGAGAAGGACGCCGGGTTTTTGCGGCAGGCCCGTCTTTTGCAGCAGTTTTTATCACGCGGAACCGGACTTTCCCTGGCGGGGGAGGGGGGCGCAGGAATCATCCGCATTGAAAAGGACGCTTCCCTGAAACAGTACGGGCCGGAGGCGTACCGCCTGGAAGCGGCGCCCGGAAGCATCGTGATCAAGGCCGCAGCTCCCAGGGGAGTGTACTATGCCGGGCAGAGCCTGGCGCAGATGCTGCCTGCCGCGTTTTTTGACGATGGCGCGGACAAGGGAGCCGTAAGCTGGACGGTGGCGGAGAAGCCTTTTTCCATGCTGGATTACCCGCGGTTTGCGTGGCGCGCCTTCATGCTGGATGAAGCAAGGCATTTTTTTGGAGAGGAGGAGGTGAAGAGGCTGATTGACCAGATGGGGCTTCTGAAGATGAATATCCTGCACTGGCATTTGTCCGACGATGCCGGATGGCGCATCCAGATTAAAAAGTATCCCAGGCTGACGTCCATCGGCGGCAAGCGGAGGGATACGGAGATAGAGACGTGGGGGAGCGGCAAGTATGAGGGCAAGCCCCATGAAGGTTTTTATACGCAGGAGCAGATCAGGCGCATCGTGCGCTATGCGGCCGACCGGAATATAACGATTGTACCGGAAATAGATATTCCGGGGCATTCTGCCGCGGCCACGTTCTCCTACCCGGAATTGAAGTTGTCCGCCAAGCCCGTGACGGAGGTTCCCGTCAGCTTCAATGACGGAACCGCCTTTGACCCCACCAACGAGCGGACCTATCAGTTTCTAGGAGACATCATGACGGAGCTGGCGGCCCTGTTTCCCGGCGGCATCATCCACATTGGCGGCGACGAGGTGCGTTATAAGAAGTACTGGGCGGGCGTCCCCCACATTGAGGAGTTCATGAAGAAGAAGGGCATCAGGAATTTCCCGGACCTTCAGATCATGTTTACGAACCGGATTTCCGGCATGCTGGCGAAGAAGGGAATAAGGATGATCGGATGGAATGAGATTCTGGGGTCCGACGTGCACAATGACGGCGGCCAGGGGGCCGCGCTCGGCAAGCTGGACGGGAAGGCCATTATCCATTTCTGGTACGGCTCCGACAAGATTGCCGCCAAGGCGGTTGAAGACGGCCACCAGGTGGTCAATTCCACTTCCCACATGACTTATATGAACAAGGGTTACGACAAGCTCCCCCTGTCCAAATCCTATTCCTTTGAACCCGTTTTTGCAGGGTTGAAGCCGGAACATCAGAAGAATGTCATCGGCCTGGGCTGCCAGGTCTGGACGGAATGGATTGCGGATGCGGAGAAATTGCACCGTCATGTGTTCCCCCGGATTGCCGCTTATGCGGAGACGGGCTGGAGCCGGAAGGAGGACAAGGATTTTCAGGATTTCCAGAGGCGTCTGCCGGGTTATGAGAAGATTCTGGACGCCGTAGGCATCAAGCACGGGGAAGGGAAGTAG
- a CDS encoding isochorismatase family protein: MSLISSHYHQLYTPEDAAVVFIDHQPQMTFGVASINRADLINNVILLAKAAKLFQVPTVVTAVETEAFSGYVWPQLLDVFPGQHVIERTSMNSWDSDEFRKAIKATGRKNILLTGLWTEVCVAWPAIEMIGDGYNIYVVEDCCGATSKDAQKAALSRIVQAGGTRLTTIGALLEFQRDWKNKEHYDALMNLLKQQGGAYGVGVEYAYTMVHHAPQSALSPQVVKHDA; the protein is encoded by the coding sequence ATGTCCTTGATATCCTCACATTATCATCAGCTTTACACGCCGGAAGACGCTGCCGTAGTTTTCATTGACCACCAGCCGCAAATGACCTTTGGCGTAGCCAGCATCAACCGTGCCGACCTGATCAATAACGTCATTTTGCTGGCGAAGGCCGCCAAGCTGTTCCAGGTGCCCACCGTGGTTACAGCCGTGGAAACGGAGGCTTTTTCCGGTTATGTCTGGCCCCAGCTTCTGGATGTTTTTCCGGGCCAGCATGTTATTGAACGCACGTCCATGAATTCCTGGGATTCAGATGAGTTCCGGAAGGCCATCAAGGCCACGGGCCGCAAGAATATCCTCCTTACCGGACTCTGGACGGAAGTGTGCGTCGCGTGGCCCGCCATTGAAATGATCGGCGACGGCTATAATATTTACGTGGTGGAGGACTGCTGCGGCGCCACCTCCAAGGACGCCCAGAAGGCGGCCCTTTCCCGCATTGTCCAGGCGGGCGGCACGCGGCTGACGACCATCGGCGCTCTTCTGGAGTTCCAGCGCGACTGGAAGAACAAGGAACATTACGATGCCTTGATGAATCTGCTCAAGCAGCAGGGCGGCGCTTACGGCGTGGGCGTGGAGTACGCCTACACGATGGTTCACCATGCTCCCCAGTCCGCCCTGTCCCCTCAGGTAGTGAAGCATGACGCCTGA
- a CDS encoding antibiotic biosynthesis monooxygenase: MNPSEEVTVVVRRHILPGHEGQFEHAMRDFVNFVLSCPGHVGISVLRPSDGNGEYVVVDRFASATARKALVSSPEYERWMKLLGAHTEGEVHIQEMNGLDAWLNQPGTPMMTPPRYKTAAATYLGVCLVIFLLNVTVGGPIRALLPAWLSFFLFNACVVALLTWVFMPLISGMLSPWLFKTQAGTVPGTTPNHEENDEKQ, from the coding sequence ATGAATCCTTCAGAAGAGGTGACCGTTGTGGTGCGCCGGCATATTCTGCCGGGGCATGAAGGCCAGTTTGAGCACGCCATGCGGGATTTCGTCAATTTTGTGCTGAGCTGTCCCGGGCATGTGGGCATCAGCGTCCTGCGGCCCTCCGACGGAAACGGGGAGTATGTGGTGGTGGACCGTTTTGCGAGCGCCACCGCCAGAAAGGCCCTGGTTTCCTCCCCGGAGTACGAACGCTGGATGAAGCTGCTTGGAGCCCATACGGAGGGGGAAGTCCATATCCAGGAGATGAACGGCCTGGACGCCTGGCTGAACCAGCCGGGCACCCCGATGATGACGCCGCCGCGCTACAAGACGGCGGCGGCTACCTATCTGGGCGTGTGCCTGGTCATCTTTCTCCTGAACGTCACCGTGGGAGGGCCCATCCGCGCCCTGCTTCCCGCGTGGCTTTCCTTTTTCCTGTTCAATGCCTGTGTGGTGGCTCTGCTCACCTGGGTGTTCATGCCGCTGATCAGCGGCATGCTGTCTCCCTGGCTTTTCAAGACGCAGGCCGGAACCGTTCCGGGAACAACCCCAAACCATGAGGAAAACGATGAAAAACAATGA
- a CDS encoding amidohydrolase translates to MKNNDKVYADLMISNGNVATLDERGTMARAVAVKDGKILAVGSDEDVAKYKGPDTRVIDAGKRTVIPGLNDSHLHVIRGGLNYNMELRWDGVPSLADAMRMLKEQARRTPPGQWVRVVGGWSEFQFAERRMPTLEEINEAAPDTPVFVLHLYCRAMLNKAALRACGYTKDTPNPPGGEIQHDSEGNPTGLLIARPNATILYATLAKGPKLPLEHQINSTRHFMKELNRLGLTSIIDAGGGYQNYPEDYQVIEELHKRGEMTVRIAYNLFTQRPREEKEDFARWIRMTKPGEGDDYYRCNGAGEMLVFSAADFEDFLEPRPDLPGDMESELKGVVSLLAANKWPFRLHATYNESISRFLDVYEEVNREIPFDGLHWFFDHCETIDEKNLERVKALGGGIAVQCRMAYQGEYFMDRYGKEAAEHTPPVRRMLEMGIPVGAGTDATRVASYNPWVSLYWLTTGKTVGGEPMYREEDCLSREEALRLYTQGSTWFSSETGRKGAIVPGQLADMAVLSEDYFTVPEEEIKGIESVLTIMDGRIVYAAGPFKDLDPAPIPVLPEWSPIAAFGGYGAPLDPKKAARAGVPFQPEHRHSSHCHEHGCLHSAFMLMEGAANAPRPRYSDFWGSGCGCFAF, encoded by the coding sequence ATGAAAAACAATGATAAGGTTTACGCCGATTTGATGATTTCAAACGGCAATGTAGCGACGCTGGATGAACGCGGCACGATGGCCCGCGCCGTAGCCGTCAAGGATGGAAAAATACTGGCCGTGGGTTCCGACGAGGATGTGGCCAAGTACAAGGGGCCGGATACCCGGGTAATTGACGCCGGGAAAAGGACCGTCATTCCCGGCCTGAATGATTCCCACCTTCACGTGATCCGCGGCGGCCTGAATTACAATATGGAACTGCGCTGGGACGGCGTGCCTTCCCTGGCGGACGCCATGCGCATGCTCAAGGAGCAGGCCCGCAGAACGCCGCCGGGACAGTGGGTGCGCGTGGTGGGCGGCTGGAGCGAGTTCCAGTTTGCGGAACGCCGGATGCCTACGCTGGAGGAGATCAATGAAGCAGCGCCGGATACGCCCGTTTTTGTGCTTCACCTGTACTGCCGCGCCATGCTCAACAAGGCCGCCCTGCGCGCCTGCGGGTATACGAAGGATACGCCCAATCCTCCGGGCGGGGAAATCCAGCACGACAGCGAGGGAAATCCCACCGGCCTGCTGATTGCGCGGCCAAACGCCACCATTCTTTATGCCACGCTGGCCAAGGGCCCCAAACTGCCCCTGGAGCACCAGATCAATTCCACCCGGCACTTCATGAAAGAACTCAACCGCCTGGGCCTGACCAGCATCATTGACGCAGGAGGCGGCTATCAGAATTACCCGGAGGACTACCAGGTGATTGAAGAGCTGCACAAGCGCGGGGAAATGACCGTGCGGATTGCCTACAACCTGTTTACCCAAAGGCCCAGGGAAGAGAAGGAGGATTTTGCCAGGTGGATCAGGATGACCAAGCCGGGAGAGGGGGACGATTATTACCGCTGCAACGGAGCGGGTGAAATGCTCGTCTTTTCCGCCGCTGATTTTGAGGACTTTCTGGAGCCGCGTCCGGACCTTCCCGGAGACATGGAGTCCGAGCTCAAGGGAGTGGTCAGCCTGCTGGCCGCCAACAAATGGCCCTTCCGGCTGCACGCCACGTACAATGAAAGCATCTCCCGTTTTCTGGACGTGTATGAGGAGGTGAACCGGGAGATTCCCTTTGACGGGCTGCACTGGTTCTTCGACCACTGCGAGACTATTGACGAGAAGAACCTGGAACGCGTCAAGGCGCTGGGCGGCGGCATTGCCGTGCAGTGCCGCATGGCGTACCAGGGGGAATACTTCATGGACCGTTATGGAAAGGAGGCGGCGGAACATACGCCGCCCGTGCGCAGGATGCTGGAAATGGGCATTCCCGTGGGCGCCGGAACGGACGCCACGCGCGTGGCGAGCTATAATCCCTGGGTTTCCCTGTACTGGCTGACCACCGGGAAGACCGTGGGGGGAGAGCCGATGTACCGTGAGGAGGACTGCCTTTCCCGTGAAGAAGCCCTCCGGCTTTATACGCAGGGAAGCACCTGGTTTTCCTCAGAAACGGGCAGAAAGGGCGCGATTGTTCCCGGACAACTGGCGGACATGGCCGTGCTGAGCGAAGATTATTTCACCGTTCCGGAGGAGGAGATCAAGGGGATTGAATCCGTACTGACCATCATGGACGGCAGGATTGTTTATGCCGCGGGACCGTTCAAGGATTTGGACCCGGCGCCCATTCCGGTACTGCCGGAGTGGTCCCCCATTGCGGCGTTCGGCGGTTACGGCGCGCCCCTGGACCCGAAGAAGGCGGCCAGGGCGGGCGTTCCTTTCCAGCCGGAGCACCGGCATTCCTCACACTGCCATGAGCACGGCTGCCTGCATTCCGCATTCATGCTGATGGAAGGCGCGGCGAATGCGCCGCGGCCCAGGTATTCCGATTTCTGGGGGTCCGGGTGTGGTTGCTTTGCGTTCTGA
- a CDS encoding putative quinol monooxygenase, giving the protein MIKITAKSIVKPGAREEFIATARELVEKSRAEAGNISYHLYEDMDDPDILTFIEEWKDQAAVDVHADSEHFQRIIPLLSDLTEEAIEISLYREVL; this is encoded by the coding sequence ATGATCAAAATTACCGCCAAAAGCATTGTCAAACCCGGAGCCAGGGAAGAATTCATCGCTACCGCCCGGGAACTGGTGGAAAAAAGCCGTGCGGAAGCCGGCAATATTTCCTACCACCTGTATGAAGATATGGATGATCCCGATATTCTGACCTTTATTGAAGAATGGAAGGACCAGGCAGCCGTGGACGTACATGCGGATTCAGAGCACTTCCAGCGCATCATTCCCCTCCTGAGCGACCTGACGGAGGAAGCCATTGAAATTTCCCTGTACCGGGAAGTGCTGTAA
- a CDS encoding 6-phosphofructokinase: MNPLKGACIIGQSGGPTAVINASALGAIQTALQCEQVTRVLGAANGIEGVLQERLFDMAREDPEELELLKYTPASALGSCRYRMADPAVDDTDYRRLLEVFRKYGVRYFFYNGGNDSMDTCNKISKFMQQSGYECRVIGIPKTIDNDLYGTDHCPGFGSAAKFIATSCMEVHQDLRVYDKGRVTIVEIMGRHAGWLAGSAALATYAGAGPDLVYLPEVPFRMEEFWEDVDRIYKRKGSCMVAVSEGVQYADGRFVAESGDRDVFGHMQLGGLGAMLAESVKRQTGAKVRSIELSLLQRCASHVASRTDIDEAYMAGKAAVEAAISGETDKMVAFERNTENGQYSCRTKLTSLTDVANVEKLVPREWINARGNGVEQPFIDYVLPLIQGETAMQKECSLPRFARLKKVLAEPEQA; encoded by the coding sequence ATGAACCCACTGAAAGGAGCATGCATCATCGGGCAATCCGGCGGTCCCACTGCCGTTATTAACGCCAGTGCGCTGGGGGCCATCCAAACGGCCCTGCAATGCGAACAGGTCACCCGCGTGCTGGGAGCTGCCAACGGAATTGAGGGGGTGCTTCAGGAACGCCTGTTTGACATGGCCCGGGAAGACCCGGAGGAACTTGAGCTGCTTAAGTACACGCCGGCCTCCGCCTTGGGCTCCTGCCGCTACAGGATGGCTGACCCGGCCGTGGATGATACGGATTACCGCCGCCTGCTGGAAGTGTTCCGGAAATACGGCGTACGTTACTTTTTTTACAACGGCGGCAATGATTCCATGGATACCTGCAACAAGATATCCAAATTCATGCAACAGTCCGGTTATGAATGCCGCGTGATTGGAATCCCCAAAACCATTGACAATGATCTTTACGGCACGGACCACTGTCCCGGCTTCGGCTCCGCCGCCAAATTCATCGCCACCTCCTGCATGGAGGTGCACCAGGACCTCCGCGTGTATGACAAGGGGCGCGTCACCATCGTGGAAATCATGGGCCGCCATGCCGGCTGGCTGGCCGGTTCCGCCGCGCTCGCCACTTATGCAGGCGCCGGGCCGGACCTCGTTTACCTGCCGGAAGTACCCTTCCGCATGGAGGAATTCTGGGAAGACGTGGACCGTATTTACAAGAGGAAAGGAAGTTGCATGGTTGCCGTCTCGGAAGGGGTGCAGTATGCGGACGGTCGCTTTGTGGCGGAATCCGGAGACCGGGACGTCTTCGGCCATATGCAGCTGGGCGGCCTGGGAGCCATGCTGGCGGAATCCGTCAAGCGCCAGACGGGAGCCAAGGTCAGGAGCATAGAACTCTCCCTGCTGCAGCGCTGCGCCTCCCACGTCGCTTCCCGGACAGATATTGATGAAGCATATATGGCCGGTAAAGCCGCCGTGGAAGCCGCCATCTCCGGAGAGACGGACAAGATGGTCGCCTTTGAACGGAACACGGAAAACGGCCAGTATTCCTGCAGGACCAAACTGACCAGCCTGACGGACGTTGCCAACGTGGAAAAACTCGTTCCCCGTGAATGGATCAATGCCCGCGGCAATGGCGTGGAACAGCCGTTCATTGACTACGTGCTGCCGCTGATCCAGGGAGAAACCGCCATGCAGAAGGAATGTTCCCTCCCCCGCTTCGCCAGGCTCAAAAAAGTGCTGGCGGAACCGGAACAGGCCTAA